The proteins below come from a single Cupriavidus pauculus genomic window:
- a CDS encoding pyridoxamine 5'-phosphate oxidase family protein, with translation MSTTRAPWHAGELAMQTRVGVAARMDELGRRVVRDYMPDQHREFFEQLPFVVLGAVAPDGRVWATLRTGQPGFLHSPDPRVLDIAIVRDAADPADAGFEDGDAIGLLGIDLATRRRNRMNGVLRHDAPGVAHIDVGHSFGNCPRYIHERTLTPVDATVGDAAGAALTGPVPQWLDALDDRARALIGAASAFFVASYADVPGEPRQVDVSHRGGKAGFVRLDADGGMTIPDFAGNLFFNTLGNFMVNPMAGVTFADFSTGELLQMHGRAEVIVDSPEIAAFQGSERLWRFIPEQIVRRDGALPLRWITKTDGAAPSSLLTGNWNEAADRLRAASVADQWRPFRVTRIVDESSVVRSFHLAPADDAGIIAHHAGQHLPIRLTLPGHDAPVLRTYTLSVAPSDTGYRISVKRDGQVSGYLHDHVKVGDIIETRAPAGAFTIDPFVRRPAVLLAAGIGVTPMLAMLRHLIYEGTRKQRMRPTWFFHSARSLTERAFSAELDALALRGNGAVEVVRLLSDPAGATIGKDYDESGRITIDVLRAHLPFDDFDFYLCGPAPFMQSLYDGLRALNVPNDRIHAEAFGTSSVVRDDAPVLAPVATTTVPVMFTDSAKEARWSPGDGSLLELAEERGLSPAFSCRGGSCGSCRTRVVQGEVTYAQPPSFPVPEGEALICCAMPAAGSQPIHLAL, from the coding sequence ATGTCCACGACCCGTGCGCCATGGCATGCCGGTGAACTCGCGATGCAGACGCGGGTAGGCGTTGCCGCCAGAATGGACGAGCTCGGCCGTCGCGTGGTGCGCGACTACATGCCCGACCAGCATCGGGAGTTCTTCGAGCAATTGCCGTTTGTCGTGCTGGGCGCCGTGGCGCCGGATGGCCGCGTCTGGGCCACGTTGCGCACGGGGCAGCCGGGTTTCCTGCATTCGCCGGACCCGCGTGTGCTCGATATCGCCATCGTCCGCGATGCGGCCGATCCTGCCGACGCGGGCTTCGAGGATGGCGATGCGATCGGCCTGCTCGGCATCGACCTGGCCACGCGCCGCCGCAATCGCATGAACGGCGTGCTGCGCCACGATGCCCCCGGTGTCGCGCATATCGATGTGGGACACAGCTTTGGCAACTGCCCGCGCTATATCCACGAACGCACGCTGACGCCGGTGGACGCGACGGTGGGCGATGCTGCGGGCGCCGCCTTGACCGGTCCGGTTCCGCAATGGCTCGATGCGCTCGACGATCGTGCGCGGGCGCTGATTGGGGCCGCCAGCGCATTCTTCGTGGCGTCGTATGCCGACGTGCCCGGCGAACCGCGCCAGGTCGATGTGTCGCACCGCGGCGGCAAGGCCGGCTTCGTCCGCCTGGACGCCGATGGCGGCATGACGATTCCCGACTTCGCGGGCAACCTGTTCTTCAACACGCTGGGCAACTTCATGGTCAACCCCATGGCCGGCGTGACGTTTGCCGACTTCTCCACGGGCGAACTGCTGCAGATGCATGGGCGCGCCGAGGTCATCGTCGATTCGCCCGAGATTGCCGCATTCCAGGGCTCCGAACGCCTCTGGCGCTTTATTCCCGAGCAGATCGTGCGGCGCGACGGCGCGCTGCCGCTGCGCTGGATCACGAAGACCGATGGCGCCGCCCCGAGCTCGCTGCTGACGGGCAACTGGAACGAAGCGGCCGACCGCCTGCGTGCCGCCAGCGTGGCCGACCAGTGGCGGCCGTTCCGCGTCACGCGGATCGTCGACGAAAGCAGCGTGGTGCGGTCGTTCCATCTGGCACCGGCCGACGACGCCGGCATCATCGCGCATCATGCCGGCCAGCATCTGCCGATCCGCCTGACGCTGCCGGGCCACGATGCGCCGGTCCTGCGGACCTACACGTTGTCCGTGGCACCGTCCGATACCGGCTACCGCATCAGCGTCAAGCGCGACGGCCAGGTATCGGGCTACCTGCACGACCATGTGAAGGTGGGCGACATCATCGAGACGCGCGCGCCCGCCGGCGCCTTCACGATCGATCCGTTCGTGCGCCGGCCGGCCGTGCTGCTGGCGGCGGGCATCGGGGTCACGCCGATGCTGGCGATGCTGCGCCACCTGATCTACGAAGGCACGCGCAAGCAGCGCATGCGGCCGACATGGTTCTTCCATTCGGCGCGTTCGCTGACCGAGCGCGCGTTCAGCGCGGAACTCGATGCGCTGGCGTTGCGCGGCAACGGCGCGGTGGAGGTCGTGCGCCTGCTCAGCGATCCGGCCGGCGCTACCATCGGCAAGGATTACGACGAGTCCGGTCGCATCACGATCGACGTGCTGCGCGCGCATCTGCCCTTCGACGATTTCGATTTCTATCTGTGCGGACCGGCGCCGTTCATGCAGTCGCTGTACGACGGTCTGCGCGCGCTCAACGTACCGAACGACCGCATCCACGCCGAGGCATTCGGCACCTCTTCGGTCGTACGCGACGACGCGCCCGTGCTTGCACCGGTGGCGACGACCACGGTGCCGGTGATGTTCACCGATTCGGCCAAAGAGGCCCGCTGGAGTCCCGGCGACGGCTCGCTGCTCGAACTCGCCGAGGAACGCGGGCTGTCACCGGCGTTCAGCTGCCGCGGCGGCAGTTGCGGCAGCTGCCGCACGCGCGTGGTGCAGGGCGAGGTCACCTATGCCCAGCCGCCGTCGTTCCCGGTGCCGGAAGGCGAAGCGCTGATCTGCTGCGCAATGCCCGCCGCGGGCAGCCAGCCGATTCACCTGGCGCTGTAA
- a CDS encoding glutathione S-transferase family protein → MKLYYHPLSGHSHRARLFLSLIGTPFELINVDLGTGAHKKPEFLAINPFGQVPVLVDGDTVVPDSNAILIYLSKKFGKTDWLPETPAESAAVQRWLSVAAGDIAFGPAAARLITVFAAPLDSKQVITRAHVVLKRMDDALAGREWFAADHPTIADVALYSYTARAPEGFVDLKDYANVRQWLQRVEALPGFVEFQKTPVGLAA, encoded by the coding sequence ATGAAGCTCTACTACCACCCGCTCTCCGGCCACTCCCACCGTGCCCGCCTGTTCCTGTCGCTGATCGGCACCCCGTTCGAGCTGATCAATGTCGATCTGGGCACCGGCGCCCACAAGAAGCCCGAGTTCCTGGCGATCAACCCGTTTGGCCAGGTGCCCGTGCTGGTGGACGGCGACACGGTGGTACCGGACTCGAATGCGATCCTGATCTACCTGAGCAAGAAGTTCGGCAAGACCGACTGGCTGCCGGAAACGCCCGCCGAATCGGCGGCCGTGCAACGCTGGCTATCGGTCGCCGCCGGCGATATCGCCTTCGGCCCCGCCGCCGCCCGCCTTATCACCGTGTTTGCCGCGCCACTGGACAGCAAGCAGGTCATCACCCGCGCCCACGTCGTACTCAAGCGCATGGACGACGCGCTGGCCGGCCGCGAGTGGTTCGCCGCCGATCATCCGACCATCGCGGACGTCGCGCTGTACAGCTACACGGCGCGCGCCCCGGAAGGCTTCGTCGATCTGAAGGACTACGCCAACGTGCGCCAGTGGCTGCAACGCGTGGAAGCCCTGCCCGGCTTCGTCGAGTTCCAGAAGACGCCCGTCGGCCTCGCCGCCTGA
- a CDS encoding PDR/VanB family oxidoreductase — MSARIIMKLVVDEVIDDTADVRVVTFRHPRRPTLPDAEPGAHVDVHIPGGKIRQYSLCNDPAEPGRYRIAVKREADGRGGSRWLHEHLAPGMEIPVTVPRNNFGLSRDAARHVLIAGGIGITPFVSMARHLSAAHGDFTLHYCARTAAEAPLHAELARICTPEQLRTWFSRDPEGQRFDAAMLATPVPGTHIYCCGPASLVDAVREATAAWPAEQVHFEVFAPTLDENFKPEPFDIRLASTGETIRVPADTSALAVLRERGFPLASSCEMGVCGSCVCDYTDGVVIHRDSFLDASKRQEKLALCVSRARVGVTLDL, encoded by the coding sequence ATGTCCGCACGCATCATCATGAAGCTCGTCGTCGATGAGGTCATCGACGACACCGCCGACGTCCGCGTCGTCACGTTCCGCCATCCGCGCCGGCCCACGCTGCCCGACGCCGAGCCCGGCGCGCACGTGGACGTGCATATCCCGGGCGGCAAGATCCGCCAGTACTCGCTGTGCAACGATCCGGCCGAGCCGGGCCGCTACCGCATCGCGGTCAAGCGCGAGGCCGACGGCCGCGGGGGTTCGCGCTGGCTGCACGAGCATCTGGCGCCGGGCATGGAGATTCCGGTCACGGTGCCGCGCAACAACTTCGGGCTGTCGCGCGACGCCGCGCGCCATGTCCTTATCGCGGGCGGCATCGGCATTACGCCGTTCGTCTCGATGGCGCGGCACCTCTCCGCGGCGCACGGGGACTTTACGCTCCACTATTGCGCGCGCACGGCCGCCGAGGCGCCGCTGCATGCCGAGCTGGCGCGGATCTGCACGCCCGAACAGCTGCGGACATGGTTCAGCCGCGACCCGGAGGGCCAGCGTTTCGACGCGGCGATGCTGGCCACGCCCGTGCCGGGCACGCATATCTACTGCTGCGGTCCGGCGAGCCTCGTCGATGCGGTGCGCGAAGCGACGGCGGCATGGCCCGCGGAGCAGGTGCACTTCGAAGTCTTTGCGCCCACGCTCGACGAAAACTTCAAGCCGGAGCCGTTCGATATCCGCCTGGCGTCCACTGGCGAGACGATTCGCGTGCCGGCCGACACCTCGGCGCTGGCCGTGCTGCGGGAGCGGGGGTTCCCGCTGGCATCGTCGTGCGAGATGGGCGTGTGCGGATCGTGCGTCTGCGATTACACCGACGGCGTGGTCATCCATCGGGATTCCTTTCTCGACGCGTCGAAGCGTCAGGAGAAGCTCGCGCTGTGCGTGTCGCGCGCGCGTGTGGGGGTGACGCTCGATCTCTGA
- a CDS encoding LysR family transcriptional regulator: MDRLQAMKTFVAVVESGGFTAAARKLDVSLSVVSRVVTELEAHLGVRLLTRTTRLVRPTETGSAYFENCRRILGEIEEAELGAAGTHGTPRGHLVVTASTLFGARHVMPIVVEYLQRYPEVDVSTLLLDRNVNFVDEGVDVAVRIGELSSSSLQAVQVGRVRRVLCAAPSYLEQHGTPRTPDELLQHSLIHTTAVALTPEWRFVVDDAPYPLRFQPRLTTTTNDSAIRAAVSGLGIARALSYQVAAELWSGTLRVVLAEFETTPQPIHVIHREGRHAMQKVRAFLDLAIERLRADKSLN; the protein is encoded by the coding sequence GTGGATCGACTGCAGGCCATGAAGACGTTCGTCGCGGTCGTCGAGTCGGGCGGGTTCACCGCGGCCGCGCGCAAGCTCGACGTCTCGCTGTCGGTGGTCAGCCGCGTCGTGACCGAGCTCGAGGCGCACCTCGGCGTGCGGCTGCTTACGCGGACCACGCGGCTCGTGCGGCCGACCGAGACCGGCTCGGCCTATTTCGAGAACTGCCGCCGCATCCTCGGCGAGATCGAGGAGGCCGAACTCGGCGCGGCCGGCACCCATGGCACGCCACGCGGCCATCTGGTCGTGACGGCGTCGACGCTGTTCGGCGCGCGGCATGTCATGCCCATCGTCGTCGAGTATCTCCAGCGCTATCCCGAAGTCGATGTCAGCACGCTGCTGCTCGACCGCAACGTCAACTTCGTCGATGAGGGCGTCGATGTGGCCGTCCGCATCGGCGAGCTGTCGAGTTCCTCGCTGCAGGCGGTGCAGGTCGGGCGGGTCCGCCGGGTCCTGTGCGCGGCGCCGTCCTACCTCGAGCAGCACGGCACACCGCGCACGCCCGACGAGCTCTTGCAGCACAGCCTGATCCACACCACGGCCGTCGCGCTGACGCCCGAATGGCGCTTCGTGGTCGATGACGCGCCCTACCCGCTGCGGTTTCAGCCGCGGCTGACCACCACGACGAACGATTCCGCCATCCGCGCGGCGGTGAGCGGCCTCGGTATCGCGCGGGCGCTGTCTTATCAGGTGGCGGCCGAGTTATGGTCCGGCACATTACGCGTCGTGCTCGCGGAGTTCGAGACGACCCCGCAGCCCATCCATGTGATCCACCGCGAGGGCCGGCACGCCATGCAGAAGGTCCGCGCGTTCCTCGATCTGGCCATCGAGCGGCTTCGGGCCGACAAATCGCTGAACTAG
- a CDS encoding ABC transporter permease, translating to MSSSFLLYLLRRALWTLPTLLLVALLVFVLMRLIPGDPAQLILGDSGTAEQLADLRSQLGLDQPIVVQFGVWLSHMVRGDLGHSITTNEAVLPLLIERFQVSATIVLVAVAAAAAIAVPAGLFAAWKQNSLTDTVIVAGATFFLSIPSFWLGLLLLLLVGLKLGWVPVVGYVAFSEDWRAALSYLLLPIVTLTLIEMGVLTRMARASAIETLRLEYVTHARAKGLSERRVLLRHVLPNAFAPTWTMIGLVLGNLLGGIAVLETVFTLPGLGRLLVDAIFARDYPVVQGCLLFTAVIYVVVNLVVDLFYPLFDPRVATS from the coding sequence GTGTCATCCTCGTTCCTTCTTTATCTGCTGCGGCGCGCGCTGTGGACACTGCCGACGCTGCTGCTGGTGGCGCTGCTCGTGTTCGTGCTCATGCGCCTGATTCCGGGCGACCCCGCGCAGCTGATCCTCGGCGACAGCGGCACGGCGGAGCAGCTGGCCGACCTGCGTTCGCAACTGGGCCTCGACCAGCCGATCGTCGTGCAGTTCGGCGTCTGGCTCTCGCATATGGTCCGTGGCGACCTCGGCCACTCCATCACCACCAATGAAGCGGTGCTGCCGCTGCTGATCGAGCGGTTCCAGGTCAGCGCGACCATCGTGCTCGTCGCCGTGGCGGCCGCCGCCGCGATCGCGGTGCCCGCCGGACTGTTCGCGGCGTGGAAGCAGAACTCGCTCACCGATACCGTGATCGTCGCGGGCGCCACGTTCTTCCTGTCGATCCCGAGCTTCTGGCTGGGGTTGCTGTTGCTGTTGCTGGTCGGCCTGAAGCTCGGCTGGGTGCCCGTGGTCGGCTACGTGGCATTCAGCGAGGACTGGCGCGCGGCACTGAGCTACCTGCTGCTGCCGATCGTCACGCTGACGCTGATCGAGATGGGCGTGCTGACGCGCATGGCGCGGGCCAGCGCCATCGAGACCCTGCGCCTCGAGTACGTGACCCACGCGCGCGCCAAGGGCCTGTCCGAACGCCGCGTGCTGCTGCGCCACGTGCTGCCCAATGCGTTCGCGCCCACATGGACGATGATCGGCCTCGTGCTCGGCAACCTGCTGGGCGGCATCGCGGTGCTGGAAACCGTGTTCACGCTGCCGGGCCTCGGCCGGCTACTCGTCGATGCGATCTTCGCGCGCGACTATCCCGTGGTGCAGGGCTGCCTGCTGTTCACCGCGGTCATCTACGTCGTGGTCAACCTTGTGGTCGACCTGTTCTATCCCCTCTTCGACCCGCGAGTGGCAACGTCATGA
- a CDS encoding RidA family protein translates to MPQPTPLKTERAPAAVGPYAQGVRLGDLVFCSGQLPIDPATGEIPADVEGQTRQSLANVAAVLEAGGASLASVVKTTVFLKDMNQFALMNAVYQSFFGTSVPARSTIEVARLPRDVLVEIEAIAGVQTGE, encoded by the coding sequence ATGCCGCAACCCACCCCCCTCAAGACGGAGCGCGCACCCGCGGCCGTCGGCCCTTACGCGCAAGGCGTCCGTCTGGGCGACCTCGTGTTCTGCTCGGGCCAGTTGCCCATCGACCCGGCCACGGGCGAGATTCCCGCCGACGTCGAGGGACAGACGCGCCAGTCGCTGGCCAACGTGGCCGCCGTGCTCGAGGCCGGCGGCGCGAGCCTGGCAAGCGTGGTCAAGACCACCGTGTTCCTGAAGGACATGAACCAGTTCGCGCTGATGAACGCCGTGTATCAGTCGTTCTTCGGCACCAGCGTGCCCGCGCGCTCGACGATCGAAGTCGCGCGCCTGCCGCGCGACGTGCTCGTGGAGATCGAGGCGATCGCGGGCGTGCAGACCGGGGAGTAA
- a CDS encoding ABC transporter permease, whose protein sequence is MKLRLNAAIGGTLVGTVVTMALLSMVWTPFDPLKLNLRMRLKPPTDLHWLGTDEFGRDILSRLIAGAGASLLVAALTVVLALLLGTLFGLVAGYFRGRTDRVMMVVNDALLAFPGILLALGIMVITGANKYGIVLALGLAYTPTVVRLVRGTVLSLREKEFVEASRVIGNSELTTMLRHILPNCAAPLMVLGTSMFGWVVLAESALSFLGLGVPPPAPTWGNMLSSGRPYIESAAWLGIAPGLCIALTLLGINLLGDALRDWLDPRMEQA, encoded by the coding sequence ATGAAACTTCGTCTCAATGCGGCCATCGGCGGCACCCTGGTCGGTACCGTGGTCACGATGGCGCTGCTGTCGATGGTGTGGACGCCGTTCGATCCGCTCAAGCTCAACCTGCGCATGCGGCTCAAGCCACCCACGGACCTGCACTGGCTCGGCACCGACGAGTTCGGCCGCGACATTCTTTCTCGCCTGATTGCCGGCGCGGGCGCAAGCCTGCTCGTCGCGGCGCTGACCGTGGTGCTCGCGCTGCTGCTCGGCACGCTGTTCGGCCTCGTCGCCGGCTACTTCCGCGGCCGCACCGATCGCGTGATGATGGTCGTCAACGATGCGCTGCTGGCGTTTCCGGGCATCCTGCTCGCGCTCGGCATCATGGTCATCACGGGTGCCAACAAGTACGGCATCGTGCTGGCGCTGGGGCTCGCCTATACGCCGACGGTCGTGCGCCTGGTCCGCGGCACCGTGCTGTCGCTGCGCGAGAAGGAATTCGTCGAGGCCTCCCGCGTCATCGGCAATAGCGAACTCACGACGATGCTGCGCCATATCCTGCCGAACTGCGCCGCGCCGCTGATGGTGCTGGGCACGTCGATGTTCGGCTGGGTGGTCCTTGCGGAAAGCGCGCTGAGCTTCCTCGGGCTCGGTGTCCCACCGCCCGCGCCGACGTGGGGCAACATGCTCTCGTCGGGCCGTCCCTATATCGAATCCGCAGCATGGCTCGGCATCGCGCCTGGCCTGTGCATCGCCCTCACGCTGCTGGGCATCAATCTGCTGGGCGACGCACTGCGCGACTGGCTCGACCCCCGCATGGAGCAGGCATGA
- a CDS encoding helix-turn-helix domain-containing protein translates to MKPSRISGSKRKPSQAEPTPVAANEPPAADVAVGSSQGTALDAAPDAAAGSAHGALGQRLRRHRLDARMTLAEVAERSGFGKAYLSRIENGKKVPPIATLARIAAVLGVEPGALLAESAGPGNAAPAWRGVSVVKRDDRRPTVLGGTAFGYNYLSVSNAAHGQALQAFLFSFPEEIDKYVFFEHDGEELIHVLEGKLEWQIGMDKYVLEPGDTIHFDSRIPHRGRSLSGSTKALMVMYAPTTDKETLA, encoded by the coding sequence ATGAAACCGAGCCGCATCTCAGGGAGCAAGAGAAAACCGTCGCAGGCGGAGCCGACCCCGGTCGCCGCCAACGAGCCGCCGGCCGCGGACGTGGCCGTGGGATCGTCGCAGGGAACGGCCCTGGACGCGGCGCCGGACGCGGCCGCCGGCTCCGCGCATGGCGCGCTGGGGCAGCGGCTGCGCCGCCATCGGCTCGATGCGCGCATGACGCTGGCCGAGGTGGCCGAGCGCTCGGGCTTCGGCAAGGCGTATCTGTCGCGGATCGAGAACGGCAAGAAGGTGCCTCCGATCGCCACGCTCGCGCGCATTGCCGCGGTGCTCGGCGTGGAACCGGGCGCGCTGCTGGCGGAGAGCGCGGGACCGGGCAACGCGGCGCCCGCGTGGCGCGGCGTCAGCGTCGTCAAGCGTGATGATCGCCGGCCCACGGTGCTGGGCGGCACGGCGTTCGGCTACAACTATCTGTCCGTCAGCAATGCCGCGCATGGCCAGGCCCTGCAGGCGTTCCTGTTCAGCTTTCCCGAAGAGATCGACAAGTACGTGTTCTTCGAGCACGACGGCGAGGAACTGATCCACGTGCTCGAGGGCAAGCTCGAGTGGCAGATCGGCATGGACAAGTACGTGCTCGAGCCTGGCGATACCATCCACTTCGACTCCCGCATCCCGCATCGCGGCCGCAGCCTCTCCGGTTCCACCAAGGCGCTGATGGTCATGTACGCGCCGACCACCGACAAGGAAACGCTGGCCTAG
- a CDS encoding dipeptide ABC transporter ATP-binding protein has product MTIANNAPTPAPLLSVRNLTLHSNGGTAILKGISFEMAPGEVLALVGESGSGKTMAGRAIMRLLPAQVKQTGGTITLDGKDVAVLSDRAMRGLRGQVAGMVFQEPMVSLNPAMTVGAQLCEGLLLHEKLAPKVARERAIEMLRRVQIADPETCMASFPHAFSGGMRQRIMLASVMLLKPRLLIADEPTTALDALSQREVMEIMADLTRNSGTAVLLVTHDLQLVAHYADSVLVLRRGDQVEYGSARTVLCEPNTAYTRSLIDALPRRAVGRPAVADAPPVIEARDVSVAYPGAHRMFSRGTDKLAVDRVSLAIRAGEVVAVVGGSGSGKTTLGRAMIGLLPLAGGTLQFRGQPVGSGGRQAQREFRLACQMVFQDPYSSLDPRQRIGEIVAEPLDHAGPMTAGERRLRVDRMLAEVGLDGLAERFPHALSGGQRQRVAIARALIRNPALVVADEPVSALDMTIQKQVLTLFRELQRTHGFACFFVSHNLAAVSEVADRIVVMHQGRIVEEGSVDDILDRPQHAYTRALLEAAYVAPGQRTPLTMKMEAAA; this is encoded by the coding sequence ATGACGATCGCCAACAATGCCCCCACCCCCGCGCCGCTGCTGTCGGTGCGCAACCTGACCCTCCACAGCAACGGCGGCACCGCGATTCTCAAGGGCATCTCGTTCGAGATGGCGCCCGGCGAAGTGCTCGCGCTGGTCGGGGAGTCGGGCAGCGGCAAGACCATGGCCGGCCGCGCCATCATGCGGCTGCTGCCGGCGCAGGTGAAGCAGACCGGCGGCACCATCACCCTCGACGGCAAGGACGTGGCCGTGCTGTCCGACCGCGCGATGCGCGGCCTGCGCGGACAGGTGGCGGGCATGGTCTTTCAGGAACCGATGGTCTCGCTGAACCCGGCCATGACCGTGGGCGCGCAGTTGTGCGAAGGACTGCTGCTGCACGAAAAGCTGGCTCCCAAAGTCGCGCGCGAGCGCGCCATCGAGATGCTGCGCCGCGTGCAGATCGCCGATCCCGAGACCTGCATGGCCTCGTTCCCCCATGCGTTCTCGGGCGGCATGCGCCAGCGCATCATGCTGGCCTCGGTCATGCTGCTCAAGCCGCGCCTGCTGATTGCCGACGAGCCGACCACCGCGCTCGACGCGCTGAGCCAGCGGGAGGTCATGGAAATCATGGCGGACCTCACGCGCAACAGCGGCACCGCCGTGCTGCTGGTCACGCACGACCTGCAACTGGTCGCGCACTACGCGGACTCCGTGCTCGTGCTGCGCCGCGGCGACCAGGTGGAGTACGGCAGCGCGCGCACCGTCCTGTGCGAGCCGAACACGGCCTATACGCGCAGCCTCATCGACGCGCTGCCGCGGCGCGCGGTCGGGCGACCGGCCGTGGCCGACGCACCGCCCGTGATCGAGGCGCGCGATGTCTCGGTGGCCTATCCTGGCGCGCACCGCATGTTCTCGCGCGGCACGGACAAGCTGGCCGTCGATCGCGTATCGCTGGCCATCCGCGCCGGTGAAGTCGTGGCGGTGGTGGGCGGTTCCGGCTCGGGCAAGACCACACTGGGCCGCGCGATGATCGGCCTGCTGCCGCTGGCGGGCGGCACGCTGCAGTTCCGCGGCCAGCCCGTGGGCAGCGGCGGCCGCCAGGCGCAGCGCGAGTTCCGCCTGGCGTGCCAGATGGTGTTCCAGGATCCCTACTCCTCGCTCGACCCGCGCCAGCGCATCGGCGAGATCGTGGCGGAGCCGCTCGACCATGCCGGGCCCATGACCGCGGGCGAGCGCCGGCTGCGTGTCGATCGCATGCTCGCCGAGGTGGGGCTCGATGGACTCGCCGAGCGCTTTCCGCATGCGTTGTCGGGCGGGCAGCGCCAGCGCGTGGCGATTGCGCGCGCGCTCATCCGCAATCCCGCGCTGGTCGTGGCCGACGAGCCCGTGTCCGCGCTCGACATGACGATCCAGAAGCAAGTGCTGACGCTGTTCCGCGAATTGCAGCGCACGCATGGCTTTGCCTGCTTCTTCGTATCGCACAACCTCGCGGCCGTCTCCGAGGTCGCCGATCGCATCGTGGTCATGCACCAGGGGCGCATCGTCGAGGAAGGCAGCGTCGATGACATCCTCGATCGGCCGCAGCACGCGTACACGCGCGCGCTGCTGGAGGCGGCCTACGTGGCACCGGGCCAGCGCACCCCGCTGACGATGAAGATGGAGGCGGCGGCCTAG
- a CDS encoding MOSC domain-containing protein, producing the protein MIQWTGGRLHHIHIAPSASYEMEELDRAELIAGKGIVGDRYFLGTGTYSPKPDVREVTLFAAEVLDALARNDPPLQQGPIHLKPEEHRRNLTVSGVPLDYLVGKRFRVGNVVLKGGRLNFPCKYLEELLGMPLYLPLYNRSGLNCSIVEGGWIEKGDPIEPLE; encoded by the coding sequence ATGATCCAGTGGACCGGTGGGCGTCTGCACCACATCCATATCGCGCCGTCGGCGTCGTACGAGATGGAAGAACTCGACCGCGCCGAACTGATTGCCGGCAAGGGCATCGTCGGCGACCGCTATTTCCTCGGCACGGGCACGTATTCGCCCAAGCCCGACGTACGCGAGGTTACGCTGTTCGCGGCCGAAGTGCTCGACGCGCTGGCGCGCAACGACCCGCCGCTGCAACAGGGGCCCATCCACCTCAAGCCCGAGGAACATCGCCGCAACCTGACGGTGTCCGGCGTGCCGCTCGACTACCTCGTCGGCAAGCGTTTTCGCGTCGGCAACGTGGTGCTCAAGGGCGGGCGGCTCAATTTCCCGTGCAAGTACCTCGAGGAGTTGCTCGGCATGCCGCTCTATCTGCCGCTCTACAACCGCTCGGGCCTCAACTGTTCGATTGTCGAGGGCGGATGGATCGAGAAGGGCGACCCGATCGAGCCGCTGGAATAA